Proteins encoded in a region of the Leishmania panamensis strain MHOM/PA/94/PSC-1 chromosome 15 sequence genome:
- the MGT1 gene encoding MGT1 magnesium transporter (TriTrypDB/GeneDB-style sysID: LpmP.15.1230) — MSSNASDTVAPASLPAEGVTMTPSDQPVHPGTPNLHTPHSAQRPSTSSELGSNRVPPLPCAQDSATVAMPISSTEVRLSSSHSYTLRPLEIVESIKVLHELHQNGGLTKEEFAHAKQQILDSGSSSASTFKSKPKRSREWRPRGRHHRRRGRNSHSLSTSTGTHPSQDSRTCISSGAGTKSTSHRPSRSSSSSSSSSDRFIIVPRSTVWRTLNDAIEEGLLVHHSAEGHTVRSECNSASPRVYSPLLSSSGGTDVGRGGSEKEKQGESCAGAHRRNGYQEIPSEDPLPSNVGSGAAVPTPALAAAPGTKDGVFVSLGSGSVGSATAATGSSVARHIASDGRDKAKYGAFLSRDDGARVVGPAPAMRTALRREDVVRIHYFNSRGGSGNHFSNVELQTSQLRDPIFVHKGQSQVIPAKLRASVSRPGHDEPTMVAMPAQDSQIFQLAEMTLEERRAWEMTTTRSSSTSRRARSSYFEQSFNWYWVDVTGRDPSRQRYNATLRYLTDRFKLCESFLVEREHTLVLPQVCESPIYPGQYLLNLRVATDKISISDDSVMELTNRWIIVVDLKQHVVITLHRVDTHGMANLRAQWKRVIENNNVSFQEFLLKIIDDAIYTYQLSLDVHTALLEKCEAKLFVEKQSVSTPAVSDHYIDKRILRHFAGSSRSPFLHRLLDEKDHSPMTKGEMNSFLHHLHRRTSVQHRMLNVTQIVLAKAFTKLRLCSREMAEQMCSSCIEISDRAMEVRDDAKTLLNLHISLQSFRTTELMAVLTRVTMLFTPVTFLAGVYGMNFQKRFPELTWEYGYPFFWLMCIILVIIMHTFFVREH; from the coding sequence ATGTCATCAAACGCCTCAGACACCGTGGCGCCAGCGTCGTTACCTGCAGAGGGCGTCACTATGACGCCGTCAGATCAGCCGGTCCACCCTGGCACCCCCAACCTCCACACCCCACACTCTGCCCAACGCCCCAGCACGTCGAGCGAGCTGGGCTCCAACCGCGTCCCACCACTGCCATGTGCGCAGGACTCGGCAACAGTCGCGATGCCGATCTCCTCCACTGAGGTTCGCTTGAGCAGTTCACATTCCTACACGCTGCGGCCACTCGAGATTGTGGAGTCGATTAAAGTCTTGCACGAGTTGCACCAGAACGGCGGGCTCACAAAGGAGGAGTTTGCGCATGCAAAGCAGCAGATTTTGGACTCGGGATCGTCTTCGGCGTCCACATTCAAGAGCAAGCCGAAACGGTCGCGCGAGTGGCGACCGCGtgggcgccaccaccgccgacgcggTCGCAACTCGCACTCGCTTTCCACGTCTACTGGCACGCACCCGTCCCAAGATTCTCGCACATGCATCTCCTCTGGCGCTGGCACCAAGAGTACGAGCCATCGGCCTAGCcgttcctcctcgtcgtcctcgtcgtcgagcGATCGCTTCATCATTGTACCGCGCTCCACCGTGTGGCGCACCCTCAACGACGCCATCGAGGAGGGCTTGCTCGTCCATCACTCGGCAGAGGGCCACACTGTGCGAAGCGAATGCAACAGTGCGTCGCCGCGGGTTTACTCCCCgttgctgagcagcagcggtggcactgACGTCGGACGTGGCGGcagtgagaaagagaaacagggaGAGTCCTGCGCTGGCGCACACAGGCGAAACGGCTACCAGGAAATTCCCTCTGAAGATCCTCTCCCAAGCAACGTAGGAAgtggagcagcggtgccgacgCCAGCACTAGCCGCCGCACCAGGCACCAAAGACGGCGTCTTCGTGTCCCTCGGCAGCGGTTCTGTCGGCTCCGCGACCGCAGCgacaggcagcagcgtcgcccgCCACATCGCGTCCGACGGCCGCGACAAGGCCAAGTACGGCGCCTTCTTGAGCCGGGACGATGGCGCTCGCGTCGTTGGTCCGGCACCGGCCATGCGCACGGCACTCCGTAGGGAGGATGTCGTGCGCATTCACTACTTCAATAGCCGCGGCGGCTCCGGCAATCATTTCAGCAACGTCGAGCTGCAGACCTCCCAGCTCCGTGACCCAATCTTCGTTCACAAAGGACAGTCCCAGGTCATTCCAGCCAAGCTGCGTGCATCCGTCTCCAGACCCGGCCACGATGAGCCGACCATGGTGGCGATGCCGGCCCAAGACTCTCAGATCTTCCAGTTGGCCGAGATGACGCTAGAGGAACGGCGCGCCTGGgagatgacgacgacgcgctCTTCTTCCACATCCCGCAGAGCCAGGTCCTCGTACTTTGAGCAGAGCTTCAACTGGTATTGGGTGGACGTGACGGGCAGAGACCCCAGTCGGCAACGATACAACGCGACGCTGCGCTACCTAACGGACCGCTTCAAGTTGTGCGAGTCGTTCCTGGTTGAGCGCGAGCACACGCTGGTGTTGCCGCAGGTTTGCGAGTCGCCCATCTACCCTGGCCAGTACCTGCTCAACCTACGCGTGGCAACCGACAAGATCTCCATCTCTGACGACAGCGTGATGGAGCTGACGAATCGATGGATTATTGTGGTTGACCTGAAACAGCACGTCGTCAtcacgctgcaccgcgtCGACACGCATGGCATGGCGAACCTACGCGCACAGTGGAAGAGGGTCATCGAGAACAATAATGTATCCTTCCAGGAGTTTCTCCTGAAGATCATCGACGACGCGATCTACACGTATCAACTCAGCCTCGACGTGCACACGGCATTGCTTGAAAAGTGCGAAGCGAAGCTGTTCGTGGAGAAGCAGTCCGTGTCGACGCCGGCGGTGTCGGACCACTACATCGACAAGCGAATTCTGCGCCACTTCGCTGGAAGCTCGCGGTCGCCGTTTCTTCACCGGCTGCTGGACGAGAAGGACCACTCACCGATGACCAAAGGGGAGATGAACAGTTTCCTGCACCACTTGCACCGTCGCACGAGCGTGCAGCACCGGATGCTGAACGTCACCCAGATAGTGCTGGCCAAGGCATTCACAAAGTTGCGGCTGTGCTCGCGGGAGATGGCAGAGCAGATGTGCTCGTCGTGCATCGAGATCAGCGACCGCGCGATGGAGGTGCGGGACGACGCCAAGACGCTGCTGAACCTGCACATCTCTCTGCAGAGCTTCCGCACAACTGAGTTGATGGCCGTGCTGACGCGCGTGACGATGCTCTTTACGCCGGTGACATTCCTGGCTGGCGTGTATGGGATGAACTTTCAGAAGCGCTTTCCGGAGCTGACGTGGGAGTACGGCTACCCATTTTTCTGGCTCATGTGCATCATATTGGTCATCATCATGCACACGTTCTTTGTGCGCGAGCACTGA